The nucleotide window GGAAAAAGATGTCCCACAAAAAACCATCCACCAACGATTATCCCTATCATCATCGATAAATTGTTAGCCCAATAACTAATCGAATACATAAACGCACGATTTTCCGGCGTACTTACATCAATCAACATCGCTTCTCCGGCCGGATTAATCAATCCCTGCGCTACACCAATAATAAGCAACATAACAAACGTTAGCCAAGGCGAATGAAACAGCGAAGAATTACAAAGAACCATACCAAGAAAAGCAAAAACCTTCAGCACTTCTCCTGAAACCATTAACTTCCGGCGTCCAATAATATCCGCTAAATGTCCACCATATATCCCCGCCACAAACTGAACAAACACATTTATCATTAGGAGAATCCCGGCAACACCGCTATTAATCTCCATCGAAAAATAAATCGCCATAAAAGGGAAAATCATCGAACCAATTACTTTACTCAAAAATTGAATCAATATCCGCGCACGAATATTTGGGTGCAATTCCTTAAACATGTAATCCCCTCCGTTTGCTTTTTTTCTGACTACTCTGTTAGTATAAAAGGGATCATTGAATATAAAAAGGGTATTTAAATTAGCATTATGTCCCCTTTTAGGCAGGAGTGATATTGTGGATAAAGATTATTTCATTATGCGTGCTTACCTTTATAGCTTAACGCCTGAATTAGAGGCTCGCTTTAAATTAAATGATTTGGCCGATATTTGGTTTTGTACACCCAAAAACGCCAAAAGAAAATTGCATCAATATCAAAAAACAAATCAACTTATTTATTCTCCTGGACTTGGTCGCGGTAATTTTTCCACGATTACATTTACAAAAAGGTTAGAAGAAGAAGTGTTAGCTGCACTAAAAGAGAGTCTTGCCGAGGAACTATTCGGCGATATTTTATTTTTATCTAGTCTCACTATTCCTAAAAGTTGGTTTGCAAGCACCTCTAATGAAATCCAGCAATTATTCGGTTTGCAAGTAACTGAAAACCAGCAAGAAGTATTACGCTCCATTATGCGCCGCAAGCTAACTACCCTTGATCCACTTCACACATCTGTCTCGCTTGAAGCTTTTTTACTAACCCAGATAGGTGACCCACTTGTTAAATATGATAAAGCGGAAGAAAAAGTAATCCCTCATATCGCGCATCACTGGAAAGCTTCTGCTAATTACCAGGAATGGACATTTTATCTCCGCAAAAGCGTTCTTTTTCACCATGGGCGAATGCTTGATAGTGAAGACATCAAATTCACCTTACTTCGCGCCAAACATCCAAAAACTGTTTCTTTTTGGCAAATGGAAGATATTCAAGCGGTTGATTGTATCAATAAGTTCACCATCACCATTTATCTGAAAAAGCCGAATCCATTCTTCATTCGCTATTTATGCACACCCAATATGACAATTTTGCCACGTGATGTATCCTTTGATGAATACAAATGGATTTCCACTGGCGCCTTTCGAATGCTACAAAGAAGCGATGAGCATCTTATATTAGAAGCTTTTGATAGTTATTTTTTGGAGCGACCGATTCTGGACCGCGTCGAGTTTTGGACGGCCGAAAATAATCAAGCGATTCAAACTATTCCGATTCAATTCACTTCTGTAGATTATGAAGAAAACCCAGCTTATGTAGAACACCGTAAGATTGGGGTGGGAGTTAACTTCATCTGCTTTAATGGTCACAGAACAGGAGTCGCTCAGCATAGTGCATTTCGTGAAGCAATCTATCATATACTCGACTGTCAAAAGGCAAGCAAAGAATTGTTCGAAAACTATGGCACTGTTGCTTCTAATTACTACCCAGAAAAGTCGATTACCCCTGAAAAGCATCCCGAAAAAGTTGCTACTTTATTAAAGCATGCAAACTATCAAGGCGAAAAAGTGATTTTAGGAACGACACAACATCCATCCGCGCTTCAAGAAACAAAATGGATTTGTAAAGCGGCAGCGGTCTTCGGTATTCAGTTAGTACCAAAAATTATAAATCATGAAGAAGCTTCTTATTCAAGTACGCCAGAAGACGAAACGGATATGATGATGATGGGTGAAATCCCCTCATCTGATGGTGAATTAGCCTATTTAGATTTCTTAAATAACCCTTACCTGCTACCGCAACACCTTTTTAGCCAGGAAACTTTGACAGAAATGGCGATTCGTTTAGAAAAAATGAAATCAGAAAAAGACGCCTCTAAAAGAGACGCCTTACGCACAGAAATCGATCGCTGGTTGATAGGTAATCACTATTTAATTTATTTACACCATCCGGAAAGAAGCCAATCGCTCCACTCGATGATAAAAGGCGTTTCCGAAAATCCCTATGGCTATTTTGATTTGAGTAAAGTTTGGATGGAAACTAAACCACTTAAAATATCAAAATCAAACTATAAATAATACCATAAAGATAGAGTCCCACATACAGTAAGGCGAAGATGAAAAAGCAAAGTCTCCAATAACCACGGAGGATTTTGCTAAAGTGAATCTCGCCTTCTTTTTTTGCGGCAATAAGAACAATAACAATCCCGAGTATAAATAAAAATAGTAATATATAAAGTAAGAAAGAGTGATTAAATAATACAATCATAAAGAAATGAACTGCAATAATCAGAAAAAGCGTAGATACATCTGCTGCTAACATTATTCTACGCTGACTTTTCCGAATCCAAAGACCAGAAATAAACATCGTTAAAATAAAAATCAATACTGGTAAAATAATAATAATTGCCACTGAATTAGTTAACCATTCAAACATTTCTATCTCCTTCCGAGCCTTTAATAATATGATAGAACGTGCGGAGGGTAGGAAGTAATTCCCCTTCGCTCTCCCCTTTTTCTAAAATTGGTCGTACAATCCCATCGATTTCCGTCTTACGATGATGTTTTTGGTCAAGCGCCATAGAAGAATAATTATTCGCCGTTACTCGACATATCGCCTTCACTTTTTCTACACCATTTTCGACAGGAAGTACTTTTTCTATTTCTTCTACTAACGAATAAAGTAATTGAAGCCACTCTGGATTTTCTAAAAGCTCGCCATTTCGCACGCCTAGTACTGCTGTTAATGGATTGATAACAGCATTAATAAACAGTTTTTCTTGAATAATCTCCAAATAGCTCAGATGTTTCTCTACTGGAAATTCAGGGAGTGATGTTAACCAATTTTCTATAGAAGGATTTAGTGTGCCTTGATAAAGGCTATATTTCGTCCTTCCGTGTCCGCGCCAAATAACTGTCGTATCATTTTCACGACCTGCTCCGTGTTCACTAACACCTAGCAAAATAGTTCGCTTATCTCCAAGTAATGGTAAAGCATCTAAATGTGCCGCGCCGTTTTGGATGAATAGTATCGGGATTTCAACAGGCACCTTTTGTAATAATGGAACGATTTCCTGCAAAGAGTATTGTTTTACAGCGACAATTAAGAACTGTTGTTTAGTTAGTTCTGCTATATCCGTAACTTCTGCCGCGTTAATATGTATTGTTTCCGTTGATTCGTTATCTATTAATAAAATTCCTTTTTGTTCTAAGGCATTTTTTTGTCCTGCTCTTCGTGTAAAAAGGGTGATTTTCGACCTTTTAGCAAAGTTTGCTGCATAAAGAAGTCCCATTGCCCCTGCACCAATAATACCAATATTTAGTTGGTTTCCCATTTCGTTCAGCTCCATATAGGTTAATGCTTTTATTTTAGCAGAATTGACGATTGTTTGCACTTTTAGACAAACAAAAACCTCGAAAGACCCATGGCGTCTTTCGAGGTTCGTCTTCAACAAGTGAAACGTCACCTGTTTTTAACAATATTAGCTGTTTGCTACATCTTTACCATCATATTGTCCACATTCAGGACATACGTGGTGGGAAAGTCTGTATTCGCCGCAATTCGAGCATTCGTTCATGCCCGGAAGTTGAAGTTTAACGTGTGTACGACGCTTGCGCTTTTTGGCTTTTGAAGTTCTTCTAAAAGGTACTGCCATTTCCTTACACCTCCTTGACGATAACTAATCGTTAATCTAAGAAAAATGAATTTCTTAATATATTCCAGCTTCACGGGGAAATTAGTCCTCTTTTTTCTCACCGAAAAAATCAGCTAATCCCGCAAGACGAGGATCCACTTTTGGTTCATTTGCAATTTTTTCTAGCAGATCGGCGTCTTCTGTTTTCATTTCCCATTCGGTTCCACGTGGAAGCTTGTCCATAACGAGTGCTTCTTCACTGAAAACTTGCATCGGAATTTCTACTAGTAAAAGCTCTTCTACTACAGGGGTTAAATCGACCATATCTTGTTCCATCACATGCCAAGATTCATCCAAAACTTGTTCTTTGGATTTCACAAAAGTTTCTGACGCATGCACTTCATAAGGATAAACAACATCCTCCAGTGTACGGGCACATGGAAGCGTCCACTCACCTTTCATAGTAAGGTTAGCAACAACTTCTTCTGGGTGTACAATTAATTCCCCAGTTACTTCTACGGGGCTTGCATCACGAACGTCTATATTGTTCTCTTGAAAGAACTTTTTTAGGTCAGCTTTTTCATTAATCGTGAAGTTGCTGTCACGATATTTTTTCAATTGACTGATAGACCATTTCATCCTACATCACTCCAAGCGCAACACAAAATATTATAGCTTTTTTAAAGGCTTTTGTCAATGGTTTTTGAAGTAGTAGCAACACCGGCTGTAATTTATGCTAAAATAGGAATATCTAAGGGAGGGAATAGAGATGAAAGCAACCGGTATTGTGGTAGAATATAATCCATTTCATAATGGTCATAAACTTCATTTAAATAAGGCGCGCGAGTGGACAAAGCCAGATGTAGTTATCGCTGTTATGAGTGGCTCTTTTGTTCAGCGCGGTGAGCCTGCTATCCTTCCAAAATGGGAACGAACTCAAATGGCTCTTGCAGCTGGCGTTGATATGGTTGTTGAGCTCCCAGTTTCTGCCGCGACCCAACATGCAACAATTTTTGCAGAAGAATCTGTCCGTATTTTAAATGCTCTTCATATCGATACTTTATTTTTCGGCAGCGAACATGGGAAAGTGAATGATTTTGCAGAAGCTGCTGAGATTGTAGTCAATCAGGAAGCTACTCTCAACCAAATGATCAAGCAAGTCCTACAAAATAAACAAACTTCTTATGCCCAAGCTTATACGCTCGCACTTCAAATGTTACTTGGCGAAAAGACACTAGATGTGACACAACCAAATAACATTCTCGGCTTTCATTATGCGCTTGGTGTAGCTAAACAAAATCCTGCAATTAAGCTTGAGTCCATTCCGAGAGCGCATGCAAATTATCACGATGAGCAAGCTGTCCATGCTCAAATTGCCAGCGCCACTGCCATTCGAAAACTATTGCTAGCTGGCAAACTTGAACAAGCAGCTAATTATTTACCAGAAAGTTCCTTACAAATTTTACATGCTTACCACGGCCCCTTTTTATCGTGGGATAACTACTGGCCGTTCCTGAAATTCCGGCTTCTGCAAGCCACTTCAGAAGAACTTAGCTATATTCGTGGAGTTAGTGAAGGAATTCAAAATCGAATGCAGGAAGCTGCCACCACTGCTGAAACTTTTAGTGACTTTATCGAACGAACAAAAACAAAGCGTTATAGCAATGCAAGAATCCAGCGAACTGCTTTGCAAATTTTATTAAATGCAACTACTACTGAATCCAAACCATATATCCGGATTCTCGGCATGAATAAAATCGGACAAAAATACTTAGCACTTCACAAAAAAAATATTTCTCTTCCTATTGTTACTACCGCTTCTAAAGCAGCACCAGGATTATTAACAGAAGATTTAAAAGCGACAACTATTTATTCGCTTGCAAAAGGCGTAGAATTCTATCAAAAAGGAGATTTTCAAATTCCACCAATTATAACCTTATAAATTTTTTACAAGGTTTTTAGTTGACTTCGATGTTCGAACTTTGCTATGATACCTGTTCGACTCAAAAAACAGGAGGTATGTGTATGGTACAAGAATATATTCGATTAAGAGGAGCACGTGAAAATAATCTCCAAAATATTTCCCTTGATATCCCTAAACGAAAAATCACCATCTTTACTGGTGTATCAGGATCCGGAAAATCTTCTATTGTATTTGAAACTATTGCCACTGAATCGCAACGCCAGCTCAATGAAACTTACAGCGCTTATCTGCGTAATTTTCTTCCAAAGTATAAGCAGCCAGACGCCGATTCCATTGAAAACCTCTCGACCTCTGTTATCATTAACCAAAAACGACTTGGCGGTAATTCTCGCTCAACACTTGGAACTATCACTGATATTAACTCTATTTTACGATTACTTTTTTCCCGAGTTGGTAAACCGAGCATTGGGACAGCAAATCTATTTTCATTTAATGATCCTGCTGGTATGTGCCCTGATTGTCACGGCGTAGGTCAAAAAGTCACGGTTGATTTAGTCAAATTACTCGACCCAAATAAATCACTAAAAGAAGGCGCCATCCTTTTCCCAACTTTTTCAGTGGACTCATGGTACTGGAATTCCTATGCTTATTCCGGCTTTTTTGATGTGGATAAAAAAATAAAAGATTATACCGAAGAAGAGTATGAGTTACTTTTAAATGGTAAAGATATTAAGGTATTTCTAGAGACACCAATGGGTAGCTTGAACGCAAGCTATGAAGGATTAATTCCAAAGTTCAATCGGCTTTACATCCAAAAAGAAGGCGATATGTCTGCTTCTACCAAAAAACGCGTTGATAAGTTTACACATATTGCGCATTGTGATACGTGTTCTGGAACAAGACTCTCCAAACAAGCTCTTTCTTGTAAAATAAATGAAGCTAATATTGCTGACTATACCGCGATGCAATTAGATGAATTAAAACAAACCATTGCTGCAATTAAAGATCCGATTGCCGTTCCGATGATTAAAAGTGTCACAGAGCGATTGCAACATTTAATTGATATCGGTTTAGGCTATATGACTCTCGACCGCCAAACCGCGTCTCTTTCTGGCGGTGAATCACAGCGCGTCAAAATGATTCGTCACTTAAATAGTAGCTTAACGGACTTACTTTACATTTTTGATGAGCCAAGCATTGGACTCCATCCGCGTGACGTCCACCGATTAAATGAACTACTAGTGAAATTGCGCGATAAAGGAAATACAATTCTAGTTGTTGAACATGATCCAGATGTTATCAAAATTGCTGATCATATTGTTGATGTTGGCCCACACGCTGGGAAACATGGCGGAGAAATCCAGTTTGTTGGCAGTTATGACGATTTACTTAAAGCAGATACGTTGACTGGAAGATTTTTGAACCGTCACCTACCCATTAATGACAAACCTCGCTCACCAAATGGTTTCTTAACTACCGATAAAAGCAGCCAGTTTAACTTAAAAAATATCCAAGCAAACATTCCGAAAGAAGTACTTACTGTGATAACGGGTGTTGCCGGTTCTGGGAAAAGCACACTGATTAATTCAGTGTTTCTCAAAGAATATCCTGATGCGATTATGATTGATCAATCGGCGGCTCATGCGAATATCCGCTCCAATCCAGCAACCTATACTGGAATCATGGACCCAATCAGAAAAGCATTTGGGAAAGAAAACGATGTCAGCCCTTCTTTATTCAGTTATAATTCCAAAGGCGCTTGCGAAAACTGCAAAGGACTAGGCTTCACTACCATGGATTTAGCTTTCATGGATTCGATTCGCACCTCTTGCGAAGTCTGTCATGGTAAGCGTTTCCAAGAGTCCGTCCTAGCTTATAAACTAGATGGTAAGTCTATCAGTGATGTTTTAGAGTTAACTGTTTCCGAAGCGCTTGATTTCTTTACGGATAAAAAAATCTTGAAGAAAATTAGCGCGATGGAAGAAGTTGGAATTGGCTATGTGACACTTGGTCAGGCACTTAGCACACTTTCTGGCGGAGAGTGTCAACGTCTCAAACTTGCGAATGAACTTCATAAAAAAGGTTCGATTTACATTATGGATGAGCCAACTACTGGGCTGCATATGTCTGATATCGAACATATTTTAAAAATCATTAATTCCCTTGTAAGTAAAGGAAATACTGTCATTGTGATTGAGCATAACATTGATATCATTCGAAATGCTGACTGGATTATTGACCTTGGACCAGAAGGCGGAAGTGCTGGTGGGCAAATTATTTTTGAAGGAGCACCAATGGATTTACTGCAAAATAAACAATCTTTAACTGCACAATATTTATAAGTTCTATACAAAAGCAACCGCTGCAAACAATTGATTTGCAGCGGTTACTTTATTTATTGTAATTTTTCTAAATAATCGACAGCATCTTGGAACGTTTTCACTGGTACAATTTTCATTTTTGAGTCGATATCTTTGGCTGTTTTTACTGCTGTGTCATAATTGCTTTCGATGGATGGATCGCTTTTTTTCATTTCTGCGGTAATTGGATCATTTGGAGCAAAGAAGATTTTCGCGCCACTCTTATCGGCTGCCACTACTTTTTGATCAATTCCACCGATTCTTCCAACGGTTCCATCAGGATCAATTGTCCCAGTTCCAGCAATTTTCTTTCCGTCTGTTAAATCATCTTTTTGGAAACGGCTATAAATTTCTAGGCTAAACATTAAGCCAGCTGATGGCCCGCCAATTTTTTCAGAATCAATTTCCACTTCAGGGACAGCGGTGATTTTTTCGTCATCTACAAGCGTAATCCCAATTCCAGGTGTACCTTTTTTATCAATTGCTGTAAGTTCGATAGTCGCTTCTTCATTTTTATCGTCGTGTTTGTATTTTATTTTAACAGTGTCACCTACTTTTTTGTCATGAATGTAATCAATGAACTCTTGGCTTGACTTAAAAGCATGACCATCTATTTCAGTAATTAAATCCCCAGCATGTAACACTTTTGCTGCTGGAACATCTTTCATGACGCTTAACACATAGACACCATCATAGGTTACTTTCACTTCTTGACCAGCAGCTTTGTAGGCAACTTGGATTGCATTGTTTTTTGATTCGTTCATCATTTGCATTTGACGAACATTGTATTCTTCGTCGGTTTCATTATCATATTTTATCTCGCTATCTTTTTCGAGTTCATGATATGGGAGAAACTTTGCCGTCATATATGTATAAATATTGGCTTTTCCCATTGCAATGGTAACTAGACTTAGCGAGCCATCTTTCTTATTAGGATGATTCTCAACCGTAACGAGTGGCGCAAGTTCCTCGGTTCCACCAGGCTTTGAAATATAGTACGGAACTGGAATAAAAAAGCCAGCTATAATAATTAGCAACAGCACAATGGCCGTTATTTTTTTCCACTCTTTACGCATTTTTTGTCCATCTCCTACTTATTAAATTTTGCTTGGATCGCTTGATTTACAACTTCTGGAACAAGTTCGCTAATATCGCCTTGATACTGCGCCACTTCCTTTACCATACTAGAACTTAAAAAAGAATATTTCGTATTGGTCATTACAAAGAAAGTTTCGATAGTCGCATTGAGCGTTCTATTCATCGAAGCAATTTGCATCTCATATTCGAAATCACTAACAGCTCTAAGTCCTCTAACAATCGCAGTTGCTCCGCGCTTAGCAGCATAATCAACCGTTAATCCACTCGCACTTTCTACTTGAATGTTTGGCAAATGAGCAGTCACTTGTTTAATCATTTCCATTCGCTCTTCTACATTAAAAAGCGGTTTTTTAGATGAATTATTTAAAACAGCTACATACAGTACGTCAAAAATTTTCGCTGCACGTTCAATGATGTCCAAGTGTCCGTTTGTAATTGGATCAAACGTTCCTGGAATGACTGCAATTTTTTTTTCCATCTCTACGCCTCCTGAAATTCAAATATGGATAAAACGGTTATCCCATATGAAACGGCTTTAATTTTAACGAAACTTCCTACTGTATCAGGCATAACCGCTTCTTTGTCGTGTTCACAAATGATTCTACTGTTTTCACTCACTAAAGCTAATTTTTCCAGCTGTAAGAGCAACTTTTCTAATTGTTGTTTTTTATATGGTGGATCTAAAAAAACTAAATCAAATTTCCATTCGTTTTTGTGGAGCAGTTTGAGTGCTCGTTCGGCTTCATTCCGATAAACTTCTGCTCGGTCAGCAAAATGGCAACTTTCTAAATTTAAGCGAATCGTCTTAATTGCCGCTTGAGCTTGGTCAATAAAAACAGCTCGCTCGGCACCTCTACTTAATGCTTCAATCCCAAGGCCGCCACTGCCAGCAAATAAATCAAGAACGACATCCCCATCAAAAAATGGTCCAATAATGGAAAATAACGATTCTTTTACTTTATCTGTGGTTGGTCTAGTATTATTCCCTGGAACAGCTTTCAATGCATGTCCTTTACGTTCTCCTGCAATGACTCTCATCTTTTTCGCACAACCTTTACTTCAATGTCTTTTTTACTTTATCATAAATAGGTACAAAAAAACAGCAAGACTAGTTAAATTAGTCTCGCTGCAATAATTAAATACTGATTTGTACGTCTTCATTTTTATGTTCATACATTAGTTCTTTTTTGGATTCGTATTCTGTTTTTAAAAATGGACGGAAAGACATTTCCACGCGTTTCACATAATGAAACCTGGAAACTTTGTTGGAGATATCTTCTACTTCCGCCATATCACAATATAAAACTGCATATTTTAGTTTGCGAGATACATAATGAACATTCCCGAATCGTTTCAAAGATCTAACTTGCTTTAAATGATTCATCCAAACGACGATTGCTTGTCTGTCATTTTCCATTGTTTAAGCCCCTTCTTTTTAGAATAACCATTACGCAGAACAACCGCAGCCTCCCCCGCTGCCACAACTCCCTGTAGAACAAGCTGATTTTGTTTCAAAAAATGGATTACCGGTTGGTACTTTGATATTATCTGAAACAGCACTTGCGAGAAGCAAACTGATTTCGTCTAAAAGAGACTGCAAATCCATCTCTGCTCGGCGAAAAGCTGCCACGTTTTGGTCCATGTCGACTTCGCGTTTGTAAGCACGAGTCTTTCTTGTTACTTCTTTATAGTCAGGATGGTACCGGCCGAACCGCTGTACTTCCTCATATTGTTCTTTTATTCGTATAAATTGACGAATATTTTTTTGACTTGTTGGGTCATCTAGTAATGTCTGCTTACATTTTTTGTAGTTTTGCGCTTCTTCGGAGTCTATAATCATGCCAGCAAGCTCATCTGATAAGTCGAGTAGCGCCATATTTTCCATTGTAGCGAGCATCTAGCCACCTCCATATCACTTACTTATTTTATTATACCATAGAACCATTATTTAATAATAAAATTTTGCGTATAGTATTTCTGATACGTACCTGCTCCCATATAGGTATAAGAACCATCCAATAAATTATCGCGATGACCTTTGGAATTAAGCCATCCTTCCACCGCAGCCGCACTATCAACGTAATTAAACGCAATATTTTCTCCAGCTTTCGTATAT belongs to Listeria ivanovii subsp. ivanovii and includes:
- a CDS encoding SgrR family transcriptional regulator yields the protein MDKDYFIMRAYLYSLTPELEARFKLNDLADIWFCTPKNAKRKLHQYQKTNQLIYSPGLGRGNFSTITFTKRLEEEVLAALKESLAEELFGDILFLSSLTIPKSWFASTSNEIQQLFGLQVTENQQEVLRSIMRRKLTTLDPLHTSVSLEAFLLTQIGDPLVKYDKAEEKVIPHIAHHWKASANYQEWTFYLRKSVLFHHGRMLDSEDIKFTLLRAKHPKTVSFWQMEDIQAVDCINKFTITIYLKKPNPFFIRYLCTPNMTILPRDVSFDEYKWISTGAFRMLQRSDEHLILEAFDSYFLERPILDRVEFWTAENNQAIQTIPIQFTSVDYEENPAYVEHRKIGVGVNFICFNGHRTGVAQHSAFREAIYHILDCQKASKELFENYGTVASNYYPEKSITPEKHPEKVATLLKHANYQGEKVILGTTQHPSALQETKWICKAAAVFGIQLVPKIINHEEASYSSTPEDETDMMMMGEIPSSDGELAYLDFLNNPYLLPQHLFSQETLTEMAIRLEKMKSEKDASKRDALRTEIDRWLIGNHYLIYLHHPERSQSLHSMIKGVSENPYGYFDLSKVWMETKPLKISKSNYK
- a CDS encoding DUF3397 domain-containing protein, with protein sequence MFEWLTNSVAIIIILPVLIFILTMFISGLWIRKSQRRIMLAADVSTLFLIIAVHFFMIVLFNHSFLLYILLFLFILGIVIVLIAAKKEGEIHFSKILRGYWRLCFFIFALLYVGLYLYGIIYSLILIF
- a CDS encoding 2-dehydropantoate 2-reductase, which codes for MGNQLNIGIIGAGAMGLLYAANFAKRSKITLFTRRAGQKNALEQKGILLIDNESTETIHINAAEVTDIAELTKQQFLIVAVKQYSLQEIVPLLQKVPVEIPILFIQNGAAHLDALPLLGDKRTILLGVSEHGAGRENDTTVIWRGHGRTKYSLYQGTLNPSIENWLTSLPEFPVEKHLSYLEIIQEKLFINAVINPLTAVLGVRNGELLENPEWLQLLYSLVEEIEKVLPVENGVEKVKAICRVTANNYSSMALDQKHHRKTEIDGIVRPILEKGESEGELLPTLRTFYHIIKGSEGDRNV
- the rpmF gene encoding 50S ribosomal protein L32, with the protein product MAVPFRRTSKAKKRKRRTHVKLQLPGMNECSNCGEYRLSHHVCPECGQYDGKDVANS
- a CDS encoding YceD family protein, which translates into the protein MKWSISQLKKYRDSNFTINEKADLKKFFQENNIDVRDASPVEVTGELIVHPEEVVANLTMKGEWTLPCARTLEDVVYPYEVHASETFVKSKEQVLDESWHVMEQDMVDLTPVVEELLLVEIPMQVFSEEALVMDKLPRGTEWEMKTEDADLLEKIANEPKVDPRLAGLADFFGEKKED
- a CDS encoding nucleotidyltransferase; this encodes MKATGIVVEYNPFHNGHKLHLNKAREWTKPDVVIAVMSGSFVQRGEPAILPKWERTQMALAAGVDMVVELPVSAATQHATIFAEESVRILNALHIDTLFFGSEHGKVNDFAEAAEIVVNQEATLNQMIKQVLQNKQTSYAQAYTLALQMLLGEKTLDVTQPNNILGFHYALGVAKQNPAIKLESIPRAHANYHDEQAVHAQIASATAIRKLLLAGKLEQAANYLPESSLQILHAYHGPFLSWDNYWPFLKFRLLQATSEELSYIRGVSEGIQNRMQEAATTAETFSDFIERTKTKRYSNARIQRTALQILLNATTTESKPYIRILGMNKIGQKYLALHKKNISLPIVTTASKAAPGLLTEDLKATTIYSLAKGVEFYQKGDFQIPPIITL
- a CDS encoding ATP-binding cassette domain-containing protein — its product is MVQEYIRLRGARENNLQNISLDIPKRKITIFTGVSGSGKSSIVFETIATESQRQLNETYSAYLRNFLPKYKQPDADSIENLSTSVIINQKRLGGNSRSTLGTITDINSILRLLFSRVGKPSIGTANLFSFNDPAGMCPDCHGVGQKVTVDLVKLLDPNKSLKEGAILFPTFSVDSWYWNSYAYSGFFDVDKKIKDYTEEEYELLLNGKDIKVFLETPMGSLNASYEGLIPKFNRLYIQKEGDMSASTKKRVDKFTHIAHCDTCSGTRLSKQALSCKINEANIADYTAMQLDELKQTIAAIKDPIAVPMIKSVTERLQHLIDIGLGYMTLDRQTASLSGGESQRVKMIRHLNSSLTDLLYIFDEPSIGLHPRDVHRLNELLVKLRDKGNTILVVEHDPDVIKIADHIVDVGPHAGKHGGEIQFVGSYDDLLKADTLTGRFLNRHLPINDKPRSPNGFLTTDKSSQFNLKNIQANIPKEVLTVITGVAGSGKSTLINSVFLKEYPDAIMIDQSAAHANIRSNPATYTGIMDPIRKAFGKENDVSPSLFSYNSKGACENCKGLGFTTMDLAFMDSIRTSCEVCHGKRFQESVLAYKLDGKSISDVLELTVSEALDFFTDKKILKKISAMEEVGIGYVTLGQALSTLSGGECQRLKLANELHKKGSIYIMDEPTTGLHMSDIEHILKIINSLVSKGNTVIVIEHNIDIIRNADWIIDLGPEGGSAGGQIIFEGAPMDLLQNKQSLTAQYL
- a CDS encoding SepM family pheromone-processing serine protease gives rise to the protein MRKEWKKITAIVLLLIIIAGFFIPVPYYISKPGGTEELAPLVTVENHPNKKDGSLSLVTIAMGKANIYTYMTAKFLPYHELEKDSEIKYDNETDEEYNVRQMQMMNESKNNAIQVAYKAAGQEVKVTYDGVYVLSVMKDVPAAKVLHAGDLITEIDGHAFKSSQEFIDYIHDKKVGDTVKIKYKHDDKNEEATIELTAIDKKGTPGIGITLVDDEKITAVPEVEIDSEKIGGPSAGLMFSLEIYSRFQKDDLTDGKKIAGTGTIDPDGTVGRIGGIDQKVVAADKSGAKIFFAPNDPITAEMKKSDPSIESNYDTAVKTAKDIDSKMKIVPVKTFQDAVDYLEKLQ
- the coaD gene encoding pantetheine-phosphate adenylyltransferase, with translation MEKKIAVIPGTFDPITNGHLDIIERAAKIFDVLYVAVLNNSSKKPLFNVEERMEMIKQVTAHLPNIQVESASGLTVDYAAKRGATAIVRGLRAVSDFEYEMQIASMNRTLNATIETFFVMTNTKYSFLSSSMVKEVAQYQGDISELVPEVVNQAIQAKFNK
- the rsmD gene encoding 16S rRNA (guanine(966)-N(2))-methyltransferase RsmD, yielding MRVIAGERKGHALKAVPGNNTRPTTDKVKESLFSIIGPFFDGDVVLDLFAGSGGLGIEALSRGAERAVFIDQAQAAIKTIRLNLESCHFADRAEVYRNEAERALKLLHKNEWKFDLVFLDPPYKKQQLEKLLLQLEKLALVSENSRIICEHDKEAVMPDTVGSFVKIKAVSYGITVLSIFEFQEA
- a CDS encoding YlbG family protein yields the protein MENDRQAIVVWMNHLKQVRSLKRFGNVHYVSRKLKYAVLYCDMAEVEDISNKVSRFHYVKRVEMSFRPFLKTEYESKKELMYEHKNEDVQISI
- a CDS encoding YlbF family regulator; translation: MLATMENMALLDLSDELAGMIIDSEEAQNYKKCKQTLLDDPTSQKNIRQFIRIKEQYEEVQRFGRYHPDYKEVTRKTRAYKREVDMDQNVAAFRRAEMDLQSLLDEISLLLASAVSDNIKVPTGNPFFETKSACSTGSCGSGGGCGCSA